Sequence from the Streptosporangium brasiliense genome:
GGTGAAGGGGGACGAGGATGCGCGGGCTCGTGTGGATGAAGGACGAGGGCGCCGAATACGCGGAGGTCGGCCTGGGGGCGGAGCTGACGGCGGTCGGCGTGGCTATCGGCACCGACCCCATGCCCTACCGGCTGGAATACACCCTGCGGACCCTCCCCGGATACGTCACCGAGCTGCTGTCGGTACGGGCCCACGGCACGGGCTGGTACCGGGCGCTCGACCTGCGCCGCTCGGCCCACGGCACCTGGTCGTGCGAGACGAAGGGGGAGGGCCGCCTCGACGGGCCGCCGCCCGGCGGGGACATGAACGTCCTGAACGACTCGCTCGACTGCGACCTGGGGCTCTCCCCGCTGACCAACACCATGCCGGTGCTCCGGCACGGCCTCAACGAGTGCGAGGGGCGGATCGACTTCGTCATGGCCTGGGTCCGGGTCCCGCACCTGCACGTGGTCCGCCACCCCCAGCGCTACACCCACCTCGGCCCGGGGTCCGTGCGCTACGAGAGCGAGGGCTTCAGCGCCGACCTCGCCTTCGACGGCGACGGGATCGTCACCGACTACCCCGGCCTGGCGAAGCTGGTCGCCTCCTGACCGCCGGCTCCGTCATGGCCTGGACGGGCCGGCGGGCAGTGGTGAGCGGCGGGCGGGGGCGGAGGGCCCTCACCCGCTCCGGCCGGCGCCCTCCAGCAGGACGGCGTCCGCCTCGACCTGGACCGCGTCCAGATCATCGGCGATCTCGGCGCCCGCCACCGCGTCGGGCAGCGCGTCCTCCATCCGGCGCAGCGGCCGGTACCACAGC
This genomic interval carries:
- a CDS encoding putative glycolipid-binding domain-containing protein → MRGLVWMKDEGAEYAEVGLGAELTAVGVAIGTDPMPYRLEYTLRTLPGYVTELLSVRAHGTGWYRALDLRRSAHGTWSCETKGEGRLDGPPPGGDMNVLNDSLDCDLGLSPLTNTMPVLRHGLNECEGRIDFVMAWVRVPHLHVVRHPQRYTHLGPGSVRYESEGFSADLAFDGDGIVTDYPGLAKLVAS